One stretch of Chryseobacterium fluminis DNA includes these proteins:
- a CDS encoding TonB-dependent receptor plug domain-containing protein, whose translation MKKLTTSLVVLVLTSSIAVAKAQQKKDTVETKEIDAVVVTALGIKREEKSLSYANQTVKAKDLNLTQNVDVKNSIVGKVAGVQLNGQAGSKLGETGKLRLRGAVSLLSDADPIYVLDGVIIDPNTIDMDIIESVNVLKGPNATSLYGVRAQYGVIVMTTKKGSKRRLSVELNSTTTVDIVARTMKFQNQYGQGAEGNASFKTFVFNPATMPAEWEVFHGKRYLAGDNNYIDESWGPKMDGQDYIPWYAWWKDSPYFGKTAKYEAHPNNVKDFYDKALTYKNSISVAGGNEAFTARLSFTNLNQNGITPYTSLKRNYLNLNGSYKFNDRFSVDAIVNYSDGKVTGDFDDGYSNQTSGSFNQWFGRDIDMRKLRELQDLKTPEGYSASWNWWGPDDYSPTSFKAKPAFWINPYTWMKNFRNYTDRNTLLLSVAPSYKIAKGLTARVSFSRTQNESTNRYFMPNSLSKNGSGTGSATPGGYLRLLNGFGISESQYTEDQYEGRLTYQKKFDKIDLTAIGGANITNRRWDGNSQLMGVTGTTQWLLTTDVFNFKNTNIPIIASPYDYKQQYKSLYASASAGYKDTYFVDASIRNDINSAYLNSDNSFVSYSVGASVLVHNLLPKNNTLTYLKLRAGFAQIPADLTATLTNPKYRNGNQPLTVGNNLYQTAWFPTRIIGKGLKPALNENKEIGIDLKFLKNRLSFGATYYNETRKNEPIPVTLASSTGKLDILINSANARRKGVELSLSGDLFKKWI comes from the coding sequence ATGAAGAAACTGACAACAAGTCTTGTTGTTTTGGTGTTGACTTCTTCCATAGCGGTCGCAAAAGCGCAACAGAAGAAAGATACAGTGGAAACAAAAGAAATCGATGCGGTTGTAGTGACTGCACTCGGAATTAAAAGAGAGGAAAAGTCTCTTTCGTATGCTAATCAAACAGTAAAAGCCAAAGATTTAAATTTAACACAGAATGTTGATGTTAAGAACTCTATCGTCGGAAAAGTTGCCGGTGTACAATTAAACGGTCAGGCAGGCTCGAAACTCGGAGAAACTGGTAAGCTAAGATTAAGGGGGGCGGTGAGTTTACTGAGTGATGCTGATCCTATCTATGTATTAGACGGAGTCATCATTGATCCTAATACGATTGATATGGATATTATTGAATCGGTAAATGTACTGAAAGGACCCAATGCAACCTCATTGTATGGAGTGAGGGCTCAGTATGGAGTGATCGTTATGACAACAAAGAAAGGAAGTAAGCGAAGACTCAGTGTAGAACTCAACTCTACGACCACTGTAGACATTGTGGCAAGGACGATGAAATTCCAGAACCAGTATGGGCAAGGGGCAGAAGGTAATGCATCCTTTAAAACCTTTGTATTTAATCCTGCAACAATGCCGGCAGAATGGGAAGTATTCCATGGAAAAAGATATCTGGCAGGCGATAATAATTATATCGATGAATCCTGGGGCCCAAAAATGGACGGCCAGGATTACATTCCCTGGTATGCCTGGTGGAAAGATAGCCCCTATTTCGGAAAAACGGCAAAATACGAAGCACATCCCAATAACGTAAAAGACTTTTATGATAAAGCTCTTACCTACAAGAACTCGATTTCTGTCGCAGGAGGTAATGAAGCATTTACTGCAAGACTGTCTTTTACGAACCTAAACCAAAACGGGATCACTCCGTATACCTCCCTAAAGAGAAATTATCTGAATCTTAACGGCTCTTATAAATTTAATGATCGATTCTCTGTAGATGCGATTGTGAATTATTCAGACGGGAAAGTGACAGGAGATTTTGATGATGGTTACAGCAATCAGACATCCGGCTCATTTAACCAGTGGTTTGGTAGGGATATAGATATGAGAAAATTACGGGAGCTGCAGGATCTAAAAACTCCGGAGGGGTACTCTGCAAGTTGGAACTGGTGGGGCCCCGATGATTATTCACCTACAAGTTTTAAAGCGAAACCTGCATTCTGGATCAATCCGTATACCTGGATGAAAAATTTCAGAAATTATACAGACCGGAATACGTTATTATTGTCTGTAGCTCCGTCTTATAAGATTGCTAAAGGTTTGACTGCCAGGGTTTCTTTTTCAAGGACACAGAACGAATCAACAAACCGATACTTTATGCCGAATTCGTTATCTAAGAACGGGTCCGGAACAGGATCAGCAACACCGGGCGGGTACCTGAGGCTGCTTAACGGTTTTGGGATCAGTGAAAGTCAGTATACCGAAGATCAGTATGAAGGACGCTTGACTTATCAAAAGAAGTTTGATAAAATCGATCTTACCGCTATTGGCGGAGCTAATATTACAAACAGGCGATGGGATGGTAATTCGCAGTTGATGGGTGTTACCGGAACAACCCAGTGGCTTTTAACAACGGATGTGTTTAATTTTAAAAATACAAACATTCCAATTATTGCAAGCCCTTATGATTATAAACAACAATACAAATCTTTATATGCCTCGGCATCAGCAGGGTATAAAGATACTTATTTTGTGGACGCTTCTATAAGGAATGATATTAATTCGGCTTACTTGAACAGTGATAATTCATTTGTAAGTTATTCAGTAGGAGCCAGTGTTTTGGTGCATAATTTACTTCCCAAAAATAATACTCTTACTTATCTAAAATTAAGAGCAGGTTTTGCACAGATTCCGGCCGACTTAACAGCCACACTTACAAACCCAAAATATAGAAATGGAAATCAACCTCTAACGGTAGGAAATAATTTATATCAGACCGCATGGTTTCCCACCCGAATTATTGGTAAAGGTTTAAAGCCTGCCCTCAATGAAAATAAAGAAATAGGGATAGACTTAAAATTTTTAAAAAACAGACTCTCCTTTGGAGCTACTTATTACAATGAAACCAGAAAAAATGAACCCATCCCGGTAACTTTAGCTTCTTCTACAGGAAAACTGGATATTTTAATCAATTCAGCAAATGCCAGAAGAAAAGGAGTAGAGCTGTCGCTCTCAGGAGACCTGTTTAAAAAATGGATTTAG